The following proteins come from a genomic window of Microbacterium sp. JZ31:
- a CDS encoding FAD-binding monooxygenase, with protein MQFHHHGYVSGDPRVEPAAGIGLDRPAALPDEMDVLIVGAGPAGMIAAAQLAQFPGVSTRIVDRRPGRLAVGQADGIQARTVETFQAFGFANRIIDEAYRITEMCFWKPDPQNPRNIVRAARTSDDPHGMSEFPHLIVNQARVLDYFAEYARNAPGRVQPDWGWEFVTLTVDDDGEYPVAVTLRRAAEAGTSAGTAEGEERTVRAKYVLGADGARSRVREAIGRRLEGDQAFHAWGVMDVLAETDFPDIRLKCAIQSHDGGSILHIPREGNHLFRMYVDLGEVPHDDNGRVRLTTQEEVEERANRILHPYTVNVKHVAWRSVYEVGHRVTDKFDDVAHDEVGTRTPRVFIAGDACHTHSAKAGQGMNVSMQDGWNLAWKLGHVLEGRAPETLLDTYSAERQEIAVNLIEFDKEWSSLMAKRPEDMEDPSQLEDFYMKTIEFPAGFMTQYAPSMLIAGDEHQQLATGFPIGKRFKSHPVTRVCDATPQHLGHHHRADGRWRVYVFADGATAGESSRAADLADWILASPESPVVAFTPEGADIDAWFDVKVVYQQDHTQVEMDRVPAIFLPKVGPFQVTDYEKVYAADPVDDIFDARGVSRDGAVVVVRPDHYVANVLPLEATDALADFFAGIFRKQPATV; from the coding sequence GTGCAGTTCCACCATCACGGCTACGTGTCCGGCGACCCGCGGGTCGAGCCCGCCGCGGGGATCGGCCTCGATCGTCCCGCCGCGCTTCCCGACGAGATGGACGTGCTCATCGTGGGTGCGGGGCCCGCCGGCATGATCGCGGCCGCGCAGCTGGCGCAGTTCCCCGGCGTCTCGACGCGCATCGTCGACCGGCGTCCCGGGCGCCTGGCCGTCGGGCAGGCGGACGGCATCCAGGCCCGCACGGTCGAGACGTTCCAGGCGTTCGGCTTCGCCAACCGGATCATCGACGAGGCGTACCGCATCACGGAGATGTGCTTCTGGAAGCCGGATCCGCAGAACCCGCGCAACATCGTGCGTGCCGCGCGCACGTCGGACGATCCGCACGGCATGAGCGAGTTCCCGCACCTGATCGTGAACCAGGCGCGCGTGCTCGACTACTTCGCGGAGTACGCCCGCAACGCCCCCGGGCGCGTGCAGCCCGACTGGGGCTGGGAGTTCGTCACCCTCACGGTCGACGACGACGGCGAGTATCCGGTCGCCGTGACCCTGCGCCGCGCCGCCGAGGCGGGGACGTCCGCCGGCACCGCGGAGGGCGAGGAGCGCACGGTCCGCGCGAAGTACGTGCTCGGCGCCGACGGCGCGCGCAGCCGCGTCCGCGAGGCGATCGGGCGCCGGCTCGAGGGCGACCAGGCGTTCCACGCCTGGGGGGTGATGGACGTGCTCGCCGAGACCGACTTCCCCGACATCCGGCTGAAGTGCGCGATCCAGTCCCACGACGGCGGCAGCATCCTGCACATCCCGCGCGAGGGCAACCATCTGTTCCGCATGTACGTCGACCTCGGCGAGGTGCCGCACGACGACAACGGGCGCGTCCGGCTCACGACGCAGGAGGAGGTCGAGGAGCGGGCGAACCGGATCCTGCACCCGTACACGGTGAACGTGAAGCATGTCGCGTGGCGCAGCGTCTACGAGGTGGGGCACCGCGTCACCGACAAGTTCGACGACGTGGCGCACGACGAGGTCGGCACCCGCACCCCGCGCGTGTTCATCGCGGGCGATGCCTGCCACACGCACTCCGCCAAGGCCGGCCAGGGGATGAACGTCTCGATGCAGGACGGCTGGAACCTGGCGTGGAAGCTCGGCCACGTGCTCGAGGGCCGTGCGCCCGAAACGCTGCTCGACACCTACTCGGCCGAGCGTCAGGAGATCGCGGTCAACCTGATCGAGTTCGACAAGGAGTGGTCCTCGCTCATGGCCAAGCGCCCTGAGGACATGGAGGATCCCTCGCAGCTCGAGGACTTCTACATGAAGACGATCGAGTTCCCGGCCGGGTTCATGACGCAGTACGCGCCGTCGATGCTGATCGCGGGCGACGAGCACCAGCAGCTGGCGACCGGCTTCCCGATCGGCAAGCGCTTCAAGTCGCACCCCGTCACCCGCGTGTGCGACGCGACCCCGCAGCACCTGGGGCACCATCATCGGGCCGACGGCCGCTGGCGCGTGTACGTGTTCGCCGACGGCGCGACGGCGGGGGAGTCGTCCCGGGCGGCGGACCTCGCGGATTGGATCCTGGCGTCGCCCGAATCGCCCGTCGTCGCGTTCACGCCCGAGGGCGCGGACATCGACGCCTGGTTCGACGTCAAGGTCGTCTACCAGCAGGACCACACCCAGGTGGAGATGGATCGCGTGCCCGCGATCTTCCTGCCGAAGGTGGGGCCGTTCCAGGTGACGGACTACGAGAAGGTCTACGCGGCCGATCCGGTCGACGACATCTTCGACGCGCGCGGCGTCAGCCGGGACGGCGCGGTCGTCGTGGTGCGACCCGACCACTACGTGGCGAACGTGCTGCCGCTCGAGGCGACGGACGCGCTGGCGGACTTCTTCGCGGGCATCTTCCGGAAGCAGCCGGCAACGGTCTGA
- a CDS encoding IclR family transcriptional regulator has translation MTPDSPAPAQAAPAQAGSQTLSRGIRLLEILAAADSAMSIDELAAALGVHRSVAYRLLRTLEEHGLVTRAAGGLVSLGAGLAALASSVSRDLQSAASPELAEAADELGMTCLLVMLESGEGITVVSTRPRRAVAVSYNPGHRHPITRGGPGKAMLMELPDPAWPEDASPALRAEIEQSRARGYATSHDEVVPSLWSVAVPLVLPGQPLASVAAIHVSLTLPEAEIAERLHAAAANIARTLGAGRA, from the coding sequence GTGACGCCCGACTCCCCCGCCCCGGCGCAGGCCGCGCCCGCGCAGGCCGGTTCTCAGACGCTCAGCCGCGGGATCCGCCTGCTCGAGATCCTCGCGGCGGCGGACAGCGCGATGTCGATCGACGAGCTGGCGGCGGCGCTCGGCGTGCACCGCTCGGTCGCCTACCGGCTGCTGCGCACGCTCGAGGAGCACGGCCTGGTGACGCGCGCGGCCGGGGGCCTCGTGTCGCTCGGCGCGGGACTCGCGGCGCTGGCCTCGAGCGTGTCTCGCGACCTGCAGTCCGCCGCCTCGCCCGAGCTCGCCGAGGCCGCCGACGAGCTCGGCATGACCTGCCTGCTCGTCATGCTCGAGTCCGGCGAGGGCATCACGGTGGTCAGCACCCGCCCGCGTCGTGCGGTCGCGGTCTCGTACAACCCCGGCCACCGCCACCCGATCACGCGCGGTGGGCCGGGGAAGGCGATGCTCATGGAGCTTCCGGATCCCGCGTGGCCTGAGGACGCCTCCCCCGCACTGCGGGCGGAGATCGAGCAGAGCCGGGCACGCGGCTATGCGACGAGCCACGACGAGGTCGTGCCCTCGCTGTGGTCGGTCGCCGTGCCGCTCGTGCTGCCCGGTCAGCCGCTGGCGTCGGTCGCCGCCATCCACGTGTCCCTCACGCTGCCGGAGGCGGAGATCGCCGAGCGGCTGCACGCCGCGGCCGCGAACATCGCGCGCACGCTCGGCGCCGGCCGGGCGTAG
- a CDS encoding aldehyde dehydrogenase family protein — MTDNAVAVTLLDRVQAAPEIGRAIPDAATGETIGWSPEHSVADVDSAVARAKAAQPAWEGLGDEARSALLLRAADAIDAHAEELAHLLSREQGKPLDGPNARFELGACTMWLRETATAQLGTQVIRDGDDDIAEITYRALGVVAAIGPWNWPLMIAIWQIAPSLRMGNTVVVKPSEYTPLSVLALVQVINDVLPADVLIPVVSGDREVGARLASHPDIDKVMFTGSTATGRKIVEASGANLARLTLELGGNDAGIVLPDADPAAIAEGLFWGAFINTGQTCAALKRLYVHDSIYDEVVDALAAVASQMPMGNGIEGGNVLGPLQNAKQFDIVRRLVEDAKQRGRRIVVGGEPAADLGPTFFQTTLVADAEDGDPLVDEEQFGPALPIIRYSDVEDAIASANRLEAGLGGSVWSSDREAARAVAARMRAGTVWINSHGTIHPKVPFGGVKGSGYGLEFSVEGLKAVAEPRVIAG; from the coding sequence ATGACCGACAACGCCGTCGCCGTCACCCTGCTGGACCGCGTGCAGGCCGCGCCCGAGATCGGGCGCGCGATCCCCGACGCCGCGACCGGCGAGACGATCGGGTGGTCGCCCGAGCACTCCGTCGCCGACGTGGACTCCGCCGTCGCTCGGGCCAAGGCCGCGCAGCCCGCGTGGGAGGGTCTCGGGGACGAGGCCCGCAGCGCGCTCCTGCTTCGCGCCGCCGATGCCATCGACGCGCACGCCGAGGAGCTCGCCCACCTGCTCTCCCGCGAGCAGGGCAAGCCGCTGGACGGCCCCAACGCCCGCTTCGAGCTGGGCGCGTGCACCATGTGGCTGCGCGAGACCGCCACCGCGCAGCTGGGCACGCAGGTCATCCGGGACGGCGACGACGACATCGCCGAGATCACCTACCGCGCGCTCGGCGTGGTGGCGGCGATCGGCCCGTGGAACTGGCCGCTCATGATCGCGATCTGGCAGATCGCGCCGTCGCTCCGGATGGGGAACACGGTCGTGGTCAAGCCCAGCGAGTACACGCCGCTGAGCGTGCTGGCGCTCGTGCAGGTCATCAACGACGTCCTCCCCGCCGACGTGCTCATCCCCGTCGTGTCGGGCGACCGCGAGGTGGGCGCACGCCTGGCGTCGCACCCCGACATCGACAAGGTCATGTTCACCGGGTCGACCGCGACGGGCCGCAAGATCGTCGAGGCGTCCGGCGCGAACCTCGCCCGGCTGACGCTCGAGCTCGGCGGCAACGACGCGGGCATCGTGCTGCCGGACGCCGACCCCGCGGCGATCGCGGAGGGGCTGTTCTGGGGCGCCTTCATCAACACGGGGCAGACGTGCGCTGCGCTCAAGCGTCTGTATGTGCACGACTCCATCTATGACGAGGTGGTCGACGCGCTGGCCGCGGTGGCGTCGCAGATGCCGATGGGCAACGGCATCGAGGGCGGCAACGTCCTCGGTCCGCTGCAGAACGCCAAGCAGTTCGACATCGTGCGCCGGCTCGTCGAGGACGCAAAGCAGCGCGGCCGCCGGATCGTGGTCGGCGGCGAGCCCGCCGCCGACCTGGGCCCCACCTTCTTCCAGACCACGCTCGTGGCGGATGCCGAGGACGGCGACCCGCTGGTCGACGAGGAGCAGTTCGGCCCCGCGCTGCCGATCATCCGGTACTCGGACGTCGAGGACGCGATCGCGAGCGCCAACCGTCTGGAGGCGGGCCTGGGCGGCTCGGTCTGGTCGAGCGACCGCGAGGCCGCTCGGGCGGTCGCGGCGCGCATGCGCGCCGGCACCGTGTGGATCAACTCGCACGGCACCATCCACCCCAAGGTGCCCTTCGGCGGCGTCAAGGGCTCGGGCTACGGCCTGGAGTTCAGCGTGGAGGGCCTCAAGGCCGTCGCCGAGCCGCGCGTCATCGCCGGCTGA
- a CDS encoding primary-amine oxidase: MTDARHPLAPLSTEEIDRLREILDAEGLVTAATRFSYIALREPAKADVLAWRPGAALPREVGVLLTDLAADTVTDLVVDLDARAITWRRTLDPAVDGFGPVLDEDFAAADEIVKADAAYVAALAARGITDLSKVVSCPLSAGVFGYDDEVGVRMIRVLSFLQEHPQDSCWAHPIGGLVAHVDLKNRRVVRLIETDAAFVPQESGDYRDPAVRGPERTSLKPISITQPEGVSFTLEDGVLRWENWSVRVGFNGREGLTLHQLSFRDNGVERPVMYRGSIAEMVVNYGDTSPTNAWQNYYDVSEYQFGRLANSLELGCDCLGEITYVDAVVADDLGRPTTLKNAICIHEEDYGILWKHTDFFAGTSEVRRQRRLVVSFFVTVGNYDYGFYWYLYLDGKIELEAKATGIVFTNAHPGGEYEYATEVAPGLGAPIHQHLFSARLDMTVDGLANAVDEVDVARVPKDERNPWGNAFTRTHTRLRTEREGVRDAKGEVDRVWRISSTEKANRLGAPTSYILVPEGKPTLLVDEDAFVRPRAEFAAHHLWVTQYERDELWPAGRSTNQNPGGAGLPAYIAADRPIDGEDIVLWHTFGLTHFPRTEDWPIMPVDYAGFRLLPHGFFDRNPTLDVPNLSTHCAAPAAPSPDVAPTPHGQAGGGGCGGDCRCGH, from the coding sequence ATGACCGACGCCCGGCACCCCCTCGCCCCCCTCTCGACCGAGGAGATCGACCGCCTGCGCGAGATCCTCGACGCCGAGGGTCTCGTGACCGCCGCGACGCGCTTCTCGTACATCGCGCTGCGCGAGCCGGCCAAGGCGGACGTGCTGGCCTGGCGGCCGGGCGCCGCGCTGCCGCGCGAGGTCGGGGTGCTGCTGACGGATCTCGCCGCCGACACCGTCACGGACCTCGTCGTGGATCTCGATGCGCGGGCGATCACGTGGCGCCGCACGCTGGATCCCGCCGTAGACGGGTTCGGCCCGGTGCTGGATGAGGACTTCGCCGCCGCGGATGAGATCGTCAAGGCCGACGCCGCCTACGTCGCCGCCCTCGCGGCCCGCGGCATCACGGACCTGTCCAAGGTCGTCTCGTGCCCGCTTTCGGCCGGCGTCTTCGGCTACGACGACGAGGTCGGCGTGCGCATGATCCGCGTGCTGTCCTTCCTCCAGGAGCACCCGCAGGACTCGTGCTGGGCGCATCCCATCGGCGGCCTCGTGGCGCATGTCGACCTCAAGAACCGGCGGGTGGTGCGCCTGATCGAGACGGACGCCGCTTTCGTGCCGCAGGAGTCCGGCGACTACCGGGACCCGGCCGTGCGAGGACCCGAGCGCACGTCCCTCAAGCCGATCTCGATCACGCAGCCCGAGGGCGTCAGCTTCACGCTCGAGGACGGCGTCCTGCGCTGGGAGAACTGGAGCGTGCGGGTCGGGTTCAACGGGCGCGAGGGACTGACGCTGCACCAGCTCTCGTTCCGGGACAACGGCGTCGAGCGGCCCGTGATGTACCGCGGCTCGATCGCCGAGATGGTCGTCAACTACGGCGACACCAGCCCGACCAACGCGTGGCAGAACTACTACGACGTGTCCGAGTACCAGTTCGGGCGCCTGGCGAACTCCCTCGAGCTCGGCTGCGACTGCCTCGGCGAGATCACGTACGTCGACGCCGTCGTGGCGGACGATCTCGGCCGCCCGACCACGCTCAAGAACGCCATCTGCATCCACGAGGAGGACTACGGCATCCTCTGGAAGCACACCGACTTCTTCGCGGGCACGAGCGAGGTGCGCCGCCAGCGGCGCCTGGTCGTGTCGTTCTTCGTGACGGTCGGCAACTACGACTACGGCTTCTACTGGTACCTGTACCTGGACGGCAAGATCGAGCTGGAGGCCAAGGCCACGGGCATCGTCTTCACCAACGCCCACCCGGGCGGCGAGTACGAGTACGCGACCGAGGTCGCTCCCGGCCTGGGCGCGCCGATCCACCAGCACCTGTTCTCGGCCCGCCTCGACATGACGGTGGACGGCCTGGCGAACGCCGTCGACGAGGTGGACGTGGCGCGGGTCCCGAAGGACGAGCGCAACCCGTGGGGCAACGCCTTCACGCGCACCCACACGCGCCTGCGCACGGAGCGCGAGGGCGTGCGCGATGCCAAGGGTGAGGTGGACCGGGTGTGGCGCATCTCGAGCACCGAGAAGGCCAACCGGCTCGGCGCGCCCACGTCCTACATCCTGGTGCCAGAGGGCAAGCCCACCCTCCTGGTCGACGAGGACGCCTTCGTGCGACCGCGCGCGGAGTTCGCGGCCCACCACCTGTGGGTCACGCAGTACGAGCGGGACGAGCTGTGGCCCGCCGGCCGCAGCACGAACCAGAACCCGGGAGGCGCGGGTCTGCCGGCCTACATCGCGGCGGACCGGCCGATCGACGGCGAGGACATCGTGCTGTGGCACACGTTCGGGCTGACGCACTTCCCCCGCACCGAGGACTGGCCGATCATGCCGGTCGACTATGCGGGCTTCCGGCTGCTGCCTCACGGGTTCTTCGACCGCAACCCCACGCTGGACGTGCCGAACCTCAGCACGCACTGCGCGGCGCCTGCCGCACCGTCGCCGGACGTGGCTCCCACTCCCCACGGTCAGGCCGGCGGCGGCGGATGCGGCGGCGACTGCCGCTGCGGCCACTGA
- a CDS encoding amidohydrolase, with translation MTEPDLIVHNAVVHTMDDALPAATAFAVTRGRIAAVGDSAQITALAGVGTRMVDAAGACVVPGLMDAHNHHSMAGEEDLYRLSFAPTATVDEICDAVAAWIREHELAPGEWVLGGIWGSTLVPELSTADPLGRLDAASPRNPVLLTDDSHHNKWANSLALAAAGIDDALPDPAGGKIVRDASGRATGLLFESAGALADQARAAAEGEPDIARLARCSERGIEMMHELGITAFQDAAATRELLEAFEMLDAEGRLKAWAVSSLLINDNIFGNRFIGRPLMERGEAHRTAHHRPDFTKIFLDGVPPTHTGAFLEPYLPSDAHGHDHRGATTMPIEEVEEWLRHADELGLGVKIHCTGDASVRMVLDAVERVRRDGLGLIVHIAHGQYIHPDDVPRFAQLGVVAEISPMLWVPGVIVDSLRSVLPEPFGDRLHPNRALLDSGATVVGGSDWPVAESPNPWHAIFGLVTREDPTGRFAGRQWPEQAITVREALAAYTSSSARAMNLADVAGRIAPGLSADFVLLSADPLAVDPVELKDIVARQTWFEGELVFERS, from the coding sequence ATGACCGAGCCGGACCTGATCGTCCACAACGCGGTCGTCCACACCATGGACGACGCGCTTCCCGCCGCGACCGCCTTCGCCGTCACGCGCGGGCGCATCGCCGCCGTCGGCGACTCCGCGCAGATCACGGCGCTCGCGGGGGTCGGCACCCGCATGGTGGATGCCGCCGGGGCATGCGTCGTGCCGGGCCTGATGGATGCGCACAACCACCACTCGATGGCCGGCGAGGAGGACCTGTACCGGCTCAGCTTCGCCCCCACGGCCACGGTCGACGAGATCTGCGACGCGGTCGCCGCGTGGATCCGCGAGCACGAGCTGGCGCCCGGGGAGTGGGTGCTGGGCGGGATCTGGGGCTCGACGCTCGTGCCCGAGCTGAGCACGGCCGATCCGCTCGGCCGCCTGGACGCCGCCTCGCCCCGCAATCCCGTGCTGCTGACGGACGACTCCCACCACAACAAGTGGGCCAACTCGCTCGCGCTCGCCGCGGCGGGCATCGACGACGCGCTGCCGGACCCGGCCGGCGGCAAGATCGTGCGCGACGCGAGCGGCCGGGCCACGGGGCTGCTGTTCGAGTCGGCCGGCGCGCTCGCGGACCAGGCGCGTGCGGCGGCCGAGGGCGAGCCGGACATCGCGCGCCTCGCGCGCTGCTCGGAGCGCGGCATCGAGATGATGCACGAGCTGGGGATCACCGCGTTCCAGGACGCGGCGGCGACCCGCGAGCTGCTGGAGGCGTTCGAGATGCTCGACGCGGAGGGGCGCCTCAAGGCTTGGGCGGTGTCGTCCCTGCTGATCAACGACAACATCTTCGGCAACCGGTTCATCGGGCGCCCGCTCATGGAGCGCGGCGAGGCGCACCGCACCGCTCACCACCGTCCCGACTTCACGAAGATCTTTCTGGACGGCGTCCCGCCCACCCACACGGGCGCGTTCCTCGAGCCCTACCTCCCCTCCGACGCCCACGGCCACGACCACCGCGGCGCCACGACCATGCCGATCGAAGAGGTCGAGGAGTGGCTGCGGCACGCGGACGAGCTGGGACTCGGCGTCAAGATCCACTGCACGGGCGACGCGTCCGTCCGCATGGTCCTCGACGCGGTCGAGCGCGTTCGGCGGGACGGGCTGGGCCTGATCGTGCACATCGCACACGGTCAGTACATCCACCCGGACGACGTCCCGCGATTCGCCCAGCTCGGCGTCGTCGCCGAGATCTCGCCCATGCTGTGGGTGCCCGGCGTGATCGTGGACTCGCTGCGCTCCGTGCTGCCCGAGCCGTTCGGCGACCGGCTGCACCCCAATCGGGCGCTGCTGGACAGCGGCGCGACGGTCGTGGGCGGGTCCGACTGGCCGGTCGCGGAATCGCCCAACCCCTGGCACGCGATCTTCGGCCTGGTCACGCGCGAGGACCCCACCGGCCGGTTCGCCGGGCGCCAGTGGCCCGAGCAGGCCATCACCGTGCGCGAGGCGCTGGCCGCGTACACGTCGTCGTCCGCTCGCGCCATGAACCTCGCCGACGTCGCCGGCCGCATCGCGCCGGGCCTGTCGGCAGACTTCGTGCTCCTGAGCGCGGATCCGCTGGCCGTCGATCCGGTCGAGCTCAAGGACATCGTCGCCCGGCAGACCTGGTTCGAGGGCGAGCTCGTGTTCGAGCGCAGCTGA